The sequence TTGCTCGACAATGCGGAGCTCCTTCTTTCCGTCAACCTCGACCTCTTCAATAGCATGACGCTTGACGGGGCCGGGAGGAGAGCGGGTAATTTCATACAAGGGGCCTGATGGGGCGGGCTCGCCCAAGGACGAAACCGGGCGGCTGCCTCGACGTTTGTGATACTCGGGGCCTCCAGCCTCACGGACGAGCTCCTGAATGGACTTGTCCTTGGGCGAACGGGGTGCTTCCGAAGTTGATTTAGAGTAAGAGTGTTTGCGTTGAGTGATGGTACGGTTACGGCGCATAAAGTAAGGTTCTGGCTCTTCGCCATCTTCACTTGGCGAGCGCGCACATTCGTCTTCGCGAATCATGACCGAAGGAACCAAGAGGCCACGGGTTGCGTCGGCGGAGAGCGCTCCCTGGCGCCTGGTCGATCCACGTGAGCTTGTGGTACGGATCGAGGCGGTGTCGGAGACAGTGGAAGCTGTCATGGAGCCCCGGCGCAtgctggagccggagccaAAGCTGGAGGCGCTCCTGACTCGCTGGGACATGGGATATTGGTCATAGAGGGCGGCAACGTCAACATCAACGCTGCGGGTCATGTCCGGGCGCATATCCTTGCTGCCCTCCTTCCAGCGGCGATGGGTGAATGGGACTGGTGCCGGTGTTTCATCTTGGTCTCGCTTGGGGAGACCGGGCTTGGACTTGGGTTTGGGGAGCGTGGTGGACTCGGCAGAGATAGCAGCGGGAGACTCGGAGTGACTTAGACGTTCAGCAGACTCGGCTAGGAGTGCACGGGACCACTGGCGATGCTCTTCGAGAAGCTCAAGACTGGACATGGATGTGGTCGAACGAGTCGATGTTGTGCTTGGTCGACGCGTCCAGGGAAGCGAGCCGCCGGCAATGCGAGTAAAGTAGTCCATGTTGTGCTGGGTGCGGTCATACGAGGGAGAGATGGGTGATGATGAAGTCGAGCAGGGAGAGGGCTGGAAGTGCTCCATGATGCGGCGGCCATTGGCACTGCCGGATTCCTGGTCGAGTTTCCTGCACTTTTCAGAGCAGTAGAGGGGGGCTTGTTCGAGTGAGATGACTGTGCGGATTTTCTTGACGGTGTTGGCACATTCGTCAGTGCGACGAGTAGATGCCTTGATGGTGCCCGACTTGCTCTTGGCGATGCCGGTGGCAGTGGCGGGCTTCGCTGGTACCTGTACCTCGACCTGGCGCTTCTCAGGCCAGATGTAGGTCTCGCAGCGAGTGCAGTATGAGTGGTCGAGATCGAGTGCGTCCATGAGTACGTGTGTGGGGTTGGAGGTGGAGGTCAAGGTTCTGTATTCGCAAGTGCTACTTATACGAGAAGCTATCGCACTCGCTAGAGTCTGATTGAGATGAGCCGATAGCGCTGTCGCTGTTGCTGTCACAGAGGGATGCAGATGGCGGCAAGTCGGCTACGGTCTTTTAGCTTTAtagaagaaaagaaaaagggGGTCAGCCAGCGTCATTAGGCCCGCCAGGGTTCTGGACCGACCTCAGGGTTAGAGTCGAGACTACCCGATTCTCCGGATGTAGATGGCCACCGACGTGGGTCTATGCGTTGTCTCGTTGGGGGGGATGGTGCTCGGACGAGGGGCCATCCTCTCCTTTATATCAGTAGATGCGATACTCCGGAGAATTCAGTTCCAGACCCGAGAcattccccccccccaaatgGACACAGGCTCCAATCATGTCGCACAACTCCATTTCCGTTTCTCGGGTAAATCCCCCGGCCAATTTCTTATTGCATGTGTGGGCCTGACTGGTCGAACATCTGCACCGAATATACTCCCCAATGGACTAGATCCGCACTTCCAATCCGCCCTATCGATCCACTCATTCTGTTCCAGTTGCCCAGGTTTCAACTTACCCGCCGCCAAAATAGGCAAATCCTAAAACATGCCTCTGATTTTTCCCAGTCCTACCACCCAACGCTTGGACGATATGTACGTCCATCGGAACGCGTTGATATACTATTACGTCGTGGGCTACCGGGGCTCCATCCTCACTCAGCGAATGGCAGTGTTTGGGGCTCCTCAATTAGGGCTGCCACCGCCTCGTGGAACACAACGATCCTCTACTCTAAAAAAAACAGATTTTCTCAAAGGAATAGCCTTTTCTGTAAGCCGCTTTTCATACCCTTCATGCATTGTTGCCCGTACCCTCGCATCACTTGGGCCGCTCTCTATTTTTATGTTTTCGCTTTGTTGCATTCCGCAACTTCCATAGGCCAATTACTAGACCACACATAGCACGTTGTCGTGAGACGTTTCTGCGACGACAGACGCGTGTGACCGGCATGGTGGTACGTTTTTAAGCTGCCACCGGGCGACAGACGCCTTGACAGTCGAATCACATCGCGACAAGAACCGCCGCCCTCTCTCGCGCGCGCCCCGGTCCGGCGCCATCTCCGCGGGATTATGGGTAGGACCCAAGCGGGAGCCGTTGGTACTGCCCAGTCTCTCAAATTCGGCTAGATATACAGTTTCCAATATTGACTTCGGTGCCAACACCATGTTCAAAAAACACCTCCGACAAACTCGTTGTATGCACTATCGACGTTTTCCCGACAATTCGTTAATGCTCAGCCCTGCCATTTAGGCATTTAAGCAACTCCGTTGCAAATGACATCATTTGTACCTGCTGGTTGGTTAGGTCCTACCTTATCAGGCAGAGACGAGACAAAAAGTGCCAAGTCCGGCCATGAGTTTGATTTTATCTTTTCCCTGCCCCTGAGACATCAACGGCGAATTGACCGGAAGGTACCAGTATATTctagttttttttttatcttcCTGATATCAGCTGTCATAGAACCCTCTTGCACAGTCATTGCGAAATCGAGTCCAGGCCCCGCCCGCATGTTCCCAATTCGGTATAATCCTCAAACATAATCAAGTTTCGGAATGTGTGCCACATTAATTTTATCTGGGGGAAACCAGGGGTGTTATCTTAGTCCAGGTCCGGAGTTCTTAGATTTCATTAAGCGAGCCCGCAGTTCTTTGTTATCCAATATAAATGCAACGTGGTACGTACAAATACAAAGATAGAATTGATACAACAAACATTCCTATACTTATGCGTGGTGATGCGGAGGCGAGACAGCGAAGGGTATACAAGTGGAAAGCAAGAGTTAAATCAAGAGCAAGTGAGTCCAGCTACGCCCAATATAATAAGACAACATGCAACGCGGAAATCGTTCGCGAGAAAAAATAACAAtgggaaggggggggggaatgGCGACGGCAGCTAACGAAATAGCAATTGATTTCGGCGTGAAGGAGGGGGAAGATGTCTCTTCGGGTCTACCACTTGGCGACCTTTCCCCACGCCTTTTTCCCCATCCATACACGGGCACTGTGTCCAGTCTTGCCAGAACTAATAACAACAGTTTCGCACGGTGGAGGAATAACCTGTACAACGGGTACCATCACCGGACCAGCAATATGTGTATGTGTAGGTGCAGGTGCAGGTGCAGCTTTTCGGACCACCATAAATTTGGCAATATTCATTTCAGACTTGACCCTCGGATCATCAACCAAGAACGCGCAGCACGAGAGTGTGAATACTCTGCTCTGCTGCGAGGCAGGCAAGAGCGCCTGAGGGAGGTTGATCGTCACAGTGGTATAAGCGCTCTCATCTAAGGAGATGAATAAGTCTTGGCTCTGAATTCAATTGTGTATATGAATCCACGTACCCACTGTCAATCGCTGGCCGAGTTGAATGAATGAACTGGGACGGTTGTTCGGCCCATCGTGGTTCCATTCCGAGCGCCAGTTCGAGTTTGAACCCAAGCCTGTGGGAGACCTAAGTTCAACCCCTATCGCAAACTCGGCATGGCGAGCAAAGTGCGATGTATCGACCTCAATCTCGCCTGTGATCGTTACTTCACTATCGGACAATACAAAACAAATATATTGTAAGAACACGATGTTATTGCATGGAGATTGCGAGTGAACTCACTTGCTGTCGTAGTCAATCACCCATACCGGTTTATGCAATTCCACACACGGGCGATGTGAGTCCCCAAGCGCGACCGAGGGAGGCTGGAGTGTGGAACCTGAGCGTCTGGGCGGAGGAAAGTACATGGCCGCGGAGGAAGGGAGGGTATGAGGAGCGGCTGAGTGGGCAGTGGCCATCATGTTGAATAAAGAGTCGTAAACGTAGACGCAGCGTAAGGGTAGCGTAAATAAAGCTTGGAGCGACAGAAGTAACTTTTCGTCGGACGTAGAACTCGAACTGTATGCGTTTCGGGGTCCGAAGAGGCTAAACCAGGACACGGATATAGGCGCAGGAGAACTCGGTAAACTTGAACCGAGAGCGAGAACGTGATGGTCGTGAGTGCGAAGAGCGATGGTAATACAATGTACAGCGAGCTCTTCGTGCCATATGGGTTGCTTTTTGTACAACTCGATGATCGCGATCATGTTGTGCGTCTGTAATGGGGGAACAAGGCTGGCCGATGAAAACATACAATTCCAATGGGCGCTGAGTAAACAAACTTCAGGGTCCGAGCCCGACACGGATAAAGGTTCGAAGTTGAAGATAAAGTGTTTATTTGGGCATAAATTTATTTACTTAGGGAATAATAACGAAACTTTAATGCTGTGTTTAAGCATCTATCATATTTCTTTGAATTGGTCAGGGGTTTCCGCAAGAGGTGGTAATTTGCACTTGCTAGGCCTTCAAGGAATGCACTTCCAACTCTGATAACTCATCCACCCATACACGTGTCCGCCTTCGCCGGGACATGCTTTGTTTTCTAGCTATTGCTAGAACGGAAGCCAAACCATTAGATGGCCGGGGGTGAAGCAAATCTGACCTCGGCATATCCTATCGGTGCATTGATAGGGCGCACATTTGGTGAACGTTGTGGAGCTATTTTCGGCCATGCGAACTAATTTTTTCGGAGCGCATTCTAAAAATCTGCAGAATATTTCAGGAAAGTGTTCAACATCTGCGTTCACTCCATGCGTCATGTTAGCTCCAATGAGTACATGATTGCGTTAGTGTGGCTAGCTATAGGATATCTCTACGTATTTGTTGTGCTAAATTTGAGCCTTGTGGCACCTAAGCTTGGTACGAGGACACGGTTGTTGGCTTCTTAATATTTTGTGGGTTCGATAACATATAGCAACGGCCAGATCCTTTTTCGAGATCGGGTCTTGACTAAGCACGAGTTGACCCAAACCCCCACCCTGCGACAAAGCAGTTGCAGCCAATTTGCAGATCAAGATCAAGACAGAGGTCGATCTCGCATAGAAGTCTTCGATCATATGTTTGACT comes from Rhizoctonia solani chromosome 4, complete sequence and encodes:
- a CDS encoding formin-like region domain protein, producing MIAIIELYKKQPIWHEELAVHCITIALRTHDHHVLALGSSLPSSPAPISVSWFSLFGPRNAYSSSSTSDEKLLLSLQALFTLPLRCVYVYDSLFNMMATAHSAAPHTLPSSAAMYFPPPRRSGSTLQPPSVALGDSHRPCVELHKPVWVIDYDSNEVTITGEIEVDTSHFARHAEFAIGVELRSPTGLGSNSNWRSEWNHDGPNNRPSSFIQLGQRLTVDESAYTTVTINLPQALLPASQQSRVFTLSCCAFLVDDPRVKSEMNIAKFMVVRKAAPAPAPTHTHIAGPVMVPVVQVIPPPCETVVISSGKTGHSARVWMGKKAWGKVAKW